A section of the Halostella salina genome encodes:
- a CDS encoding tryptophan--tRNA ligase, whose protein sequence is MTDDAPEDDVPDPLPDGGTEAAGADDVALDPWGSSTVADYRKLFEEFGIEEFDEVLPEVPDPHYLMRRGVIFGHRDYRPVADAMRNDEPFAALSGFMPTGDPHIGHKLVFDEIIWHQEQGGDAHALIADLEAHSARGLTWDEIDEHARDYILSLLALGFDPEDGTLYRQSDNREVQDLAFELGSEARFSEFEGIYGFDGETDVSHMQSVVTQMADILYPQLDEPKPTVIPVGPDQDPHVRLARDLAARMRFFKVTEAFASFEADDAERVLLRRAYDARDEHAEDPDRPRCGEAADWLRAEAEPSDARTSVVEKLESAGKEPIRPRTRFLDRQATDEAFDALVEAVDGEKRVYDEHVDAFDLDRGAADELAREVELDHGGYGFVPPSSIYHRFMTGLTGGKMSSSVPASHISLLDDPEDGYDKVKSATTGGRETAEKQRELGGEADECPVYELYAYLLSGDDDEFAKEVYDECVGGERLCGGCKEQAAELMKEFLEEHQEKREEWEAKLDEVDIDLDSDRKRT, encoded by the coding sequence ATGACCGACGACGCTCCCGAGGACGACGTGCCCGACCCGCTCCCGGACGGCGGGACGGAGGCCGCCGGTGCTGATGACGTGGCGCTGGACCCGTGGGGGTCCTCGACGGTGGCGGACTACCGGAAGCTGTTCGAGGAGTTCGGCATCGAGGAGTTCGACGAGGTACTCCCAGAGGTGCCCGACCCCCACTACCTGATGCGCCGCGGCGTCATCTTCGGCCACCGCGACTACCGGCCCGTGGCCGACGCGATGCGAAACGACGAGCCGTTCGCTGCCCTCTCCGGGTTCATGCCGACGGGCGACCCGCACATCGGGCACAAACTGGTGTTCGACGAGATCATCTGGCATCAGGAGCAGGGCGGCGACGCCCACGCTCTGATCGCCGATCTGGAGGCCCACAGCGCCCGCGGGCTGACGTGGGACGAGATCGACGAGCACGCGCGGGACTACATCCTCTCCCTGCTGGCGCTGGGCTTCGACCCCGAGGACGGGACGCTGTACCGCCAGTCGGACAACCGCGAGGTGCAGGACCTGGCGTTCGAACTCGGCAGCGAGGCGCGGTTCTCGGAGTTCGAGGGGATCTACGGTTTCGACGGCGAGACCGACGTGTCCCACATGCAGAGCGTCGTCACGCAGATGGCCGACATCCTCTACCCCCAGCTCGACGAGCCGAAGCCGACCGTGATCCCCGTCGGCCCCGACCAGGACCCCCACGTCCGGCTGGCCCGGGACCTGGCCGCGCGGATGCGCTTCTTCAAGGTGACCGAGGCGTTCGCCAGCTTCGAGGCCGACGACGCCGAGCGCGTCCTGCTCCGCCGGGCGTACGACGCCCGCGACGAGCACGCCGAGGACCCCGACCGGCCCCGTTGCGGCGAGGCCGCCGACTGGCTCCGCGCCGAGGCCGAGCCCTCGGACGCCCGCACCTCCGTCGTCGAAAAGCTCGAATCCGCGGGGAAGGAGCCGATCCGACCACGAACCCGATTCCTCGACCGGCAGGCGACCGACGAGGCGTTCGACGCGCTGGTCGAGGCGGTCGACGGCGAGAAGCGAGTGTACGACGAGCACGTCGACGCGTTCGACCTCGACCGCGGGGCGGCCGACGAACTCGCCCGCGAGGTGGAACTCGACCACGGCGGCTACGGCTTCGTGCCGCCGTCGTCGATCTACCACCGGTTCATGACGGGGCTGACCGGCGGCAAGATGTCCTCCTCGGTGCCCGCGAGCCACATCTCGCTGCTGGACGACCCCGAGGACGGCTACGACAAGGTCAAGTCCGCGACCACCGGCGGCCGCGAGACCGCTGAGAAGCAGCGCGAACTCGGCGGGGAGGCCGACGAGTGCCCGGTGTACGAACTGTACGCCTACCTGCTCTCGGGCGACGACGACGAGTTCGCCAAGGAGGTGTACGACGAGTGCGTCGGGGGCGAGCGGCTCTGTGGCGGCTGCAAGGAGCAGGCCGCCGAACTGATGAAGGAGTTCCTCGAAGAACACCAGGAGAAGCGCGAGGAATGGGAGGCGAAACTGGACGAGGTCGACATCGACCTGGACTCCGACCGGAAGCGCACCTGA
- the endA gene encoding tRNA-intron lyase translates to MDGQMRDGVVHVGGDARQRFYDSRGYGRPLGGNEIALAPVEAAHLLFRGDLDAVDGATFREFLAAADDPGFAVRFLVYADLRERGFYLSPAREDWVPDPGDADFHVYARGSGPGDGDVAYRVRAVGERDPVAAAALGDCVLAVVDEESEVSYFDTGRPDVDGTSGVDLPDGVPAALLSDRVVCWTPPAALHERGFYGQPLTGREDDRDAVQLSLVEAAYLADCGALAVDRDALVDRGRSVEGDRFDRRLRAYADLRERGVVPKTGFKFGADFRTYADVESVDDLGHSERLVRVLPPAHEFAPRDLALDVRLAGGVRKTMTFALVGDESAGDAVRWLSVERLTP, encoded by the coding sequence ATGGACGGACAGATGCGGGACGGCGTCGTCCACGTCGGCGGCGACGCCCGCCAGCGGTTCTACGACTCGCGGGGGTACGGCCGACCCCTCGGCGGCAACGAGATCGCGCTCGCCCCCGTGGAAGCGGCGCATCTCCTCTTTCGCGGCGACCTCGACGCCGTGGACGGCGCGACGTTCCGCGAGTTCCTCGCCGCGGCGGACGACCCCGGCTTTGCCGTGCGGTTTCTCGTGTACGCCGACCTCCGGGAACGGGGGTTCTACCTCTCGCCCGCCCGCGAGGACTGGGTGCCGGACCCCGGCGACGCCGACTTCCACGTCTACGCCCGCGGGTCGGGACCGGGCGACGGCGACGTCGCCTACCGCGTCCGGGCGGTCGGGGAGCGCGACCCCGTCGCCGCGGCCGCCCTGGGCGACTGCGTGCTGGCTGTCGTCGACGAGGAGAGCGAGGTGTCGTACTTCGACACCGGCCGCCCCGACGTGGACGGGACGAGCGGCGTCGACCTGCCCGACGGCGTGCCGGCCGCCCTGCTCTCGGACCGGGTCGTCTGCTGGACGCCGCCCGCCGCACTCCACGAACGCGGCTTCTACGGCCAGCCGCTCACCGGGCGCGAGGACGACCGCGACGCCGTCCAGCTGTCGCTCGTCGAGGCGGCGTATCTCGCCGACTGCGGGGCGCTCGCCGTCGACCGGGATGCCCTCGTCGACAGGGGCCGGTCCGTCGAGGGCGACCGCTTCGACCGCCGCCTGCGGGCGTACGCCGACCTGCGCGAGCGCGGCGTCGTCCCCAAGACGGGCTTCAAGTTCGGTGCGGACTTCCGGACGTACGCCGACGTCGAGTCCGTCGACGACCTGGGCCACTCCGAGCGCCTGGTGCGGGTGCTGCCCCCGGCCCACGAGTTCGCGCCGCGGGACCTCGCGCTGGACGTGCGGCTGGCCGGCGGCGTCCGGAAGACGATGACGTTCGCGCTGGTCGGCGACGAGTCGGCCGGCGACGCGGTGCGGTGGCTCTCGGTCGAGCGGCTGACGCCGTGA
- a CDS encoding PDDEXK family nuclease gives MSATDAPDAPIRVLAGDCTVVYDGDGREEHRGRVTVVVKPDNTVLVHDADGYQPVAWLTRADAVACSRDGDFAVDARAGDQRLRVVAHAEDGFARYPASEAGTPVGDCPDCGERLVRTGGAVTCLGCGDRHGLPSGATVTDERCDCGLPRLRVERGQPFDVCLDRDCDPLDDAVTAAFDRAWNCPDCGDDLRILRRGGLLAGCDAYPDCDASFSLPAGTVVGDCDCGLPLFETGGGRRCLDGTCEA, from the coding sequence ATGTCCGCGACGGATGCCCCCGACGCCCCGATCCGCGTGCTGGCCGGCGACTGCACCGTGGTTTACGACGGCGACGGCCGCGAGGAGCACCGCGGCCGCGTCACCGTGGTCGTCAAACCCGACAACACCGTGCTCGTCCACGACGCCGACGGCTACCAGCCGGTCGCGTGGCTCACCCGGGCCGACGCCGTCGCCTGCTCGCGGGACGGCGACTTCGCAGTCGACGCCCGCGCCGGCGACCAGCGCCTCCGCGTCGTCGCCCACGCCGAGGACGGGTTCGCCCGCTACCCGGCCAGCGAAGCCGGAACCCCCGTCGGCGACTGCCCGGACTGCGGCGAACGCCTCGTCCGGACGGGCGGCGCGGTGACCTGTCTCGGCTGTGGCGACCGCCACGGCCTGCCGTCGGGTGCGACCGTCACCGACGAGCGCTGTGACTGCGGCCTCCCCCGGCTTCGGGTCGAGCGCGGTCAGCCCTTCGACGTGTGTCTGGACCGCGACTGCGACCCACTGGACGACGCCGTCACGGCGGCGTTCGACCGCGCGTGGAACTGCCCGGACTGCGGCGACGACCTGCGGATCCTCCGGCGCGGCGGGCTGCTGGCCGGCTGTGACGCCTACCCCGACTGCGACGCCAGTTTCTCCCTCCCGGCGGGCACCGTCGTCGGCGACTGCGACTGCGGGCTGCCGCTGTTCGAGACCGGCGGCGGCCGGCGCTGTCTCGACGGGACCTGCGAGGCGTGA
- a CDS encoding class I SAM-dependent methyltransferase, with protein sequence MSEPMPRSDGGPENDADRRHLERNRRVWDRWSDHYGLSERDFEPMREDAMARLGVGRGDAVLDIGCGPGVNFDRLRELVGSEGRVVGVDYSPGMVERARARVDDRGWGNVAVVRADATTVEPSGGPFDSAIASLSMSVMPDARATARNVASLLRPGGRFVVFDLRLIPSGPLRVVNPLLSLCLRLVANWNPENDVPGALRATFDGVEAVRTYGAGTAYTAVATRAEETNGGD encoded by the coding sequence ATGAGCGAGCCGATGCCCCGGTCGGACGGGGGGCCGGAAAACGACGCCGACCGCCGACACCTCGAGCGGAACCGACGGGTGTGGGACCGCTGGAGCGACCACTACGGACTGAGCGAACGCGACTTCGAGCCGATGCGCGAGGACGCGATGGCCCGGCTCGGCGTCGGCCGTGGCGACGCCGTCCTCGACATCGGGTGCGGTCCGGGCGTGAACTTCGACCGACTGCGCGAACTGGTGGGGTCCGAGGGGCGCGTCGTCGGCGTCGACTACAGCCCCGGCATGGTCGAGAGGGCACGCGCGCGGGTCGACGACCGGGGCTGGGGGAACGTCGCGGTGGTCCGCGCGGACGCGACGACCGTAGAGCCGTCCGGCGGGCCGTTCGACAGCGCGATAGCGTCGCTGTCGATGAGCGTGATGCCCGACGCGCGAGCGACCGCCCGGAACGTCGCCTCGCTGCTCCGGCCGGGCGGCCGGTTCGTCGTCTTCGACCTTCGGCTCATCCCGTCGGGGCCGCTCCGGGTCGTCAACCCCCTGCTCTCGCTGTGCCTGCGGCTGGTCGCGAACTGGAACCCCGAGAACGACGTGCCCGGCGCGCTCCGCGCGACGTTCGACGGGGTCGAGGCGGTCCGAACCTACGGCGCGGGGACGGCGTACACGGCGGTGGCGACCAGGGCCGAGGAGACGAACGGCGGCGACTGA
- a CDS encoding class I SAM-dependent methyltransferase, producing MDWEQFYREADYDRCAYLAGEEMADLLARFLERVAGGGGAGGNTGGSGEFPADLASFGCGPAVVPFALAERYPDLDVYGYDLSETVVRDNRRLADERGLDNLSFAVDELPDLSTDRRFDVVYCVATLYFVADPEPALRALYDRVRPGGHLIVNYPTAELQQVVREEFDERKREAFHLVRDGENLITCERVGEVLDAEPRDYWAAVDADDVIEETPESPVVYVEKPDGDG from the coding sequence GCGAGGAGATGGCCGACCTGCTCGCGCGGTTCCTCGAACGCGTCGCCGGCGGCGGAGGCGCTGGCGGGAACACGGGCGGGAGCGGCGAGTTCCCGGCCGACCTCGCCTCGTTCGGCTGCGGTCCCGCGGTCGTCCCGTTCGCGCTGGCCGAGCGGTACCCCGACCTCGACGTGTACGGGTACGACCTCTCGGAGACGGTCGTCCGGGACAACCGACGGCTCGCCGACGAGCGCGGCCTCGACAACCTCTCCTTCGCCGTCGACGAACTGCCCGATCTCTCGACCGACCGCCGGTTCGACGTGGTGTACTGCGTCGCCACGCTGTACTTCGTCGCCGACCCGGAGCCGGCGCTGCGCGCGCTGTACGACCGCGTGCGCCCGGGCGGCCATCTCATCGTCAACTACCCGACTGCGGAGCTACAGCAGGTCGTCCGCGAGGAATTCGACGAGCGCAAACGCGAGGCGTTCCACCTCGTCCGCGACGGCGAGAACCTGATCACGTGCGAACGCGTCGGCGAGGTGCTGGACGCGGAGCCGCGGGACTACTGGGCGGCGGTCGACGCGGACGACGTGATCGAGGAGACTCCCGAGTCGCCGGTCGTGTACGTCGAGAAGCCGGACGGCGACGGCTGA
- a CDS encoding helix-turn-helix domain-containing protein, whose protein sequence is MKSLELVVEHTVETIHPMHAFVCESPAVEREVLLEGKTVDGARTLLFYVEGDHEAYEATLAAQDAVAEYDVRPDGDGGFFAYVRSPNADREASLIDAFDGDTVVVVPPVEFRADRTMRLTVVGRGPDLRDLLDSLPDALDVDVRSVGPFTRGIGPSLTDRQREALAAAWGVGYYEVPREGGVEAVAAELDCAVSTASTLLRRAESRLVADALGDRP, encoded by the coding sequence GTGAAGTCGCTGGAACTGGTCGTCGAGCACACGGTGGAGACGATCCACCCGATGCACGCGTTCGTCTGCGAGTCCCCGGCGGTCGAGCGCGAGGTGTTGCTGGAGGGCAAGACGGTCGACGGCGCGCGGACGCTGCTGTTCTACGTCGAGGGCGACCACGAGGCGTACGAGGCGACGCTCGCGGCGCAGGACGCGGTCGCCGAGTACGACGTCCGTCCGGACGGCGACGGCGGGTTCTTCGCCTACGTCCGGTCGCCGAACGCCGACCGGGAAGCGTCGCTTATCGACGCGTTCGACGGGGATACAGTCGTGGTCGTCCCGCCGGTCGAGTTCCGGGCCGACCGGACGATGCGCCTGACCGTCGTCGGCCGCGGCCCGGACCTGCGGGACCTGCTCGACTCGCTCCCCGACGCGCTCGACGTGGACGTTCGCTCGGTCGGCCCGTTCACCCGCGGGATCGGGCCGTCGCTCACCGACAGACAGCGTGAGGCGCTGGCCGCCGCGTGGGGGGTCGGCTACTACGAGGTACCGCGGGAGGGCGGCGTCGAGGCCGTCGCGGCCGAACTCGATTGTGCCGTCTCGACGGCGTCGACGCTCCTCCGGCGCGCGGAGTCGCGGCTGGTCGCCGACGCGCTCGGCGACCGCCCGTAA